In Arachis hypogaea cultivar Tifrunner chromosome 7, arahy.Tifrunner.gnm2.J5K5, whole genome shotgun sequence, the genomic window ttttaaaactttttatattgaaaaataaattttaaaagaataaaataaaagaagccTCACCCCATCCACTAATTATGTTTTGGGTACTtacatgaatttaaaaataaaatagtgaaAAGTTATTCCATAAGTGGAAGAATAACTTTGGAGAAACAGAGGTGGAGGAATTCCTTGTTCTTCTTATATATATTCGTCCTACATTTTGCGCGCGCACTCACACTCGATTATCATCACGAACTATCCAGCGTTATTCTCAAGCAGTACCTCACACGAAGAACCAGAAAGAGAGCGTTTGAAGCGATCGATGGCTTGGAGCACCGGAAGTGTCCTAAACCTAACGACGGTGTTCTTTCCGGATGACGTGGACTGGAAGGAGACACCTGCCGCCCACGTGTTCAGAACCGACGTGCCTGGCCTCTCCAGGGATGAAGTCAGGGTGGAGATCGTCAAGGGATGGACGGTCAGGATCTACGGCAAACGGGCACGCGACGCCAGGGAAGGAACCACCGACACGTGGCGCCACGTGGGTCGCTGGAGCGGCAGGTTCGAGCGCACCTTCAAGCTACCTCAGAACGCCTGCGTGGACCAGCTCAGAGCCTCTATGAAACACGGCGTCCTCACTATCACCGTTCCCAAGGTCGAGCCCCTCAGGTCCATTCCTATTGATGATGAAGACTGATACTCCAAACCATAACCATCTTCTCTGCTATTGAATTCAAATGCTTAGTCTTTGCTCTCTAACTTGCTCTGTGTgtgaatttatatatatatattcacgaaattaaactcaataatatCCCTCGAATAAAACCTTTGTGCTCCCTGCATGGTTTATGATATTCAATTTCACCATCTCTCTGATTTTTTCCCTTCTATTTTGTGTCAAATGAATTAAACTGAAAATTTATCATATCTAATGGACTTGTTGTGGGTTTAACTGTAAGTGTaatgaaaattatttatattaatagagTAACAAATTACCAAAAGCATTTCTTAATGAAGGCTTATTACAAACCACCCCCTGGCCCCTTCGTATCCATTACATTCAAAATCAAAACacacaaaaagaaaaatgcaacACGCTTTGTCTTTACATTTGTATATTAATTGAACCAAAGATTTAGCCAGAGATCTGAATAGACTTGATTTCAGGCTTCTTCTCTTCAACCTTAGGGACAGTTATGGTCAGCACGCCATTCTCCATAGCTGCCCTGATCTCATCCATATTAGCATTCTCGGGCAGCCTGAACCTCCTCATGAACTTGCCCGTACTTCTCTCCACGCGGTGCCACCTGTCATCCTTCTGCTCTTGCTCCCTGCTCCTCTCACCACTTATCTGCAGCACCCTCCCGTCCTCAACCTCCACcttcacttcttccttcttcagcCCCGGAAGATCCACATTGAACACGTGCGCCTCCGGAGTCTCCTTCCAGTCCACCCGGGTGCTTGCTATGGCGCTGGCTTCACGTGCCGACGCTGACGCATTGGGACCCGACATAGCGACCGAGAAAATGTCCTGGAAAGGGTCCCATACGTCCAAAGAGAATGGGTCCAAGATGTTGCTACGTCTTCCACCGAACACGCTTGGGATCATAGACATGCTGGATTTCGGTTTCCAAACTAAGAATCAGAAGGATTTTCTTCTTGTGCGAGTTTGTGCGAGTGATTCTGAGGAGAATGAGAGAAGGCGTCGTGTATATATAGTCATAAAAAGAAGTGTCTAGTATTTTGTGGAATTATCTATGAGCTGGGTTTTGTTATGCCTACAATGCCTATGAGTGTTGATGCTTTCGGAGGCAATCACACGTGGATGATAAAAATTGTTGGCGTTGAAAATTTGACCGTTTCATTAGTTAATAATCGAACGATTTAAAAACTGTCATCTATTTTATTGGTCCAAAGCAAAATTttcattcaaattttaatttagcttttaaaattttaattattttaattttatttttaaactttttaattaatttagtaataaaaattacaataaagatcaacgtaattaaaatttaaaaaaatttaaaattaaattaagtcaattaaaattttaaagattaaattaataCTACGTATAATTTTACAAACCAAACAAAACGAAGCTAACAAAGCTACGgttaaaattttattctattttactaAGATTAGtggttttttttaaaatgattattaCATTTATCATCCTGAAaataataacttatttaatttgGCTTCTCAATTAATtagatttatcaaaataaattttactatATATATTGAAAGAAAAAGATTACCTACTCCATTTTGAAGATAAGCATACATTATGACACTCGTATATGAAAAGTGTCATTCAATAGCAATTGTGTTGTAATGGCATGCAGAGGAGAAGCCATGGACtgatttttttcctttcttcattttttcatCTTTTAGAAGCAACCCccattccttttcttttttcccaTCATTTTCATCTATTAGAATTGTTTTTGCTGAAGTTTTTTTTAAAACGTTAAACATAACACGTAAAAATTGAGAGTTACTTGGTGTTTTGTCATCTAAATTAAAGGTTAAGCAAACTGTAATTAAGGTATACGAATTGTAAAGGAAAAATTTTTTGCCCTGCAGTGTAGAAAGACAAAGTagtcaagaaattaaaagatttcACTTGTTCCGATTTTTCTTACATTCCGAAAATATGaacgaaaaaaaaatatgaataagaataaagagttaatttttaattaactaatattaattaattttttattataacttatttttttttaaaattaaatattaaaatttataattaatatatatatatatatatatatggtaatacatatttaattgatattttatattttaccatatattctataaaaataactaattttagaagTACatgtaatataattatttaatcaattatattacgtgtatattaaaattagccactaacataaatatatattaaagggTTAACTACCAATAATAATGTCCTCAAAATATTTTTGTGCGGATAAAAATGtctctaatttttgttattatttattaacaaaaatattcttaaataatttaaaaatgtgtcAAAACTGCACATTCGTAAAAACAACGATGATCTGTTAACATTTTGGTCTAATGGGATAAACATAATAGTATACGGGATAAATCAAAAAAGCTAACGTGACTCCATtatgtttttataaaaaaattaaaaattttatgccaATTTCTTCTCATCCTCTTATGTTCTCTCACATTTTTTCTCACGGTCTCATTCTCACGGAGCCACCCTCTAACCCATTCACCATCTGCAACACTTGCAGTTGTCGGCAAACCACTACTGTTGTAACTCTATCTCCCCCCTATCctttccctctcttcttctctcactTCTTCTATTGCGCTCTACCTCTCTCAACAATGCCAAAAACAGCAAAGTTGACGAAGACACCACCATTTGCTGCATTTACTCCAAATCTTTAGCGGAGATTGCGTTAAAAAGAAACAACCATTCCCTACTTGAGGATCCACCTTTTTACTACTTTCTCTCTTTGGCCAATGGTCCATGCTCACACTACTCTTCCTTTGCAGCAGATCTTGGATTGCGTTTCCCTTCCTTGGTTAGTTGTCCTCACTCGCACTGCTCCTCTCTTACCAGTGGTCCTCGCTCACACTACTCCTTTCTTGTCAATGGTCCACCACTCTTTCTGCTTATGCTTTATACCTAAGTATTCATTCTTTTAGTTGTTCttgttgtataatttttttattcaattcattgGTAATTACTGATTAATGCTACTGTTGTTAATGAattatgattttaataaaaattaaaatttaaattagattttttcctttttaatttggGTATGTTTCAATTGATAAAGTTCAATTAGGTTTTGGAAAGAAAGTTCAATTCAAAAGAAGAAAAGTTGATCTGAAGATCAATTTCAATGCTTAtcatctccctctcttctctgagatattaaacaatataaaatttaaagttgTATATGGTCTATTCTTTAATTTGatctatttttcattctactATTGTTAAAATAATTCTAGATGAATCAATTTGTTAGTTACTACTTTTAagcaattttaattttctctttttttctactTTGTGATTTTGAAGAGGACAGTAGTTGTTGATGGTGAGGAGGTGAGAGAAGAAAAGCGAGGGGATGGAGTTGCGGTGGTAGTGATTCGACGGTGGCTCTCACGACGGACAAAGGTGCTTGGGAGTGACTAAGTTAAAGGGTGGGTGAATGAGAGGAAGTATGAGAGAACAAAATAGGGTGGTTCTTGTTTGCCACATCAGACCAAAATATTAACGGACCACCTGTTTTCATGGATATGCAGTTTTGGCacgtttttaaataatttaagggTGTTTTTGTCGATAACAAAAGTTGGGGACATTTTTGTTAGCGTCAGAATAATTCAGCGGCATtaactacaagaaaaatattgaatACCGTCAGATTTACCGTCAAATTTAGCGTCAGACATTAGCGGCGGGTTTATTGGGAGATTTGACAATAAATTCGTCGGATAAAAAGGTTATCGTCGAATTTGATTTTTCGACGGTAAATTCACCAGTAATAATTAGagaggaaaaacaagaaaaattggcgCCGAGATTACCATAGGATTTACTGTTGGATTTATCCGTCGGTAATCTCTTATTAGTGCAATGCTGTGTTTCGGCACGTTCAAAgcattaccgtcggatttttccGCCGGTAAATCGGATGGTAATCTTGCCCTAAATTCAAACCGCGAACCCTCTCCCACCTCATTTTCAAACTATTCTCTCTCTaaccttctcctctctctctctttctctctctccccccaaaCCACCTCCGGCAGCCCCCTCTGCCAATGTGGGCCGCCACCAACTGCGTCCAAAGACTGCGTGACTCGATTAGGTGCTCCTTGCGACGTGTTGGTTGTTCTGTCACCGCCGTTTTCGTCCTCCCGCCGCTGCTGGCACCGTCGTTGCTCCCTTAATTACTGACCTGTGTCACTCCTCCCTCCTCTAGGTAGGTTGCCCTCATCATTCTTT contains:
- the LOC112702456 gene encoding 18.3 kDa class I heat shock protein, with amino-acid sequence MAWSTGSVLNLTTVFFPDDVDWKETPAAHVFRTDVPGLSRDEVRVEIVKGWTVRIYGKRARDAREGTTDTWRHVGRWSGRFERTFKLPQNACVDQLRASMKHGVLTITVPKVEPLRSIPIDDED
- the LOC112702455 gene encoding 18.2 kDa class I heat shock protein, which produces MSMIPSVFGGRRSNILDPFSLDVWDPFQDIFSVAMSGPNASASAREASAIASTRVDWKETPEAHVFNVDLPGLKKEEVKVEVEDGRVLQISGERSREQEQKDDRWHRVERSTGKFMRRFRLPENANMDEIRAAMENGVLTITVPKVEEKKPEIKSIQISG